A single Mytilus trossulus isolate FHL-02 chromosome 12, PNRI_Mtr1.1.1.hap1, whole genome shotgun sequence DNA region contains:
- the LOC134693423 gene encoding E3 ubiquitin-protein ligase TRIM33-like codes for MAIAQEKTDNFDDLLTCTICLETFTAPKYLPCLHTFCKTCINTYILSTVDNEKTKTSFKCPICRQNVLMGVSTDNPDAWAEKLPSNHFVASMMDRQAIRRSEKMCDSCKINNKSELALSWCPVCEEAFCKACEICHKSFKISAKHPLVLLKELSTTNETANISTILCCEEHAGEIIKIYCVQHSKPLCTVCVTLEHRKCEEVITIENAASGIKDTKQTAQFLENLKYKREVLKALIKNRKGLLAKSKNEATEIQDKVKRIRQDLFKHISEKEDEIKREISKSQKQIELVESNDTAKLESFESTIVNWISLTETCLKHGSDQQCLFEINKICANKATFDEDFSQNISKIKDMTINFTDDKVFVQFRDKISSLGQISISESKLASAYYPTGINQTFNFRTGDVKRLQTIQLPRQHCHTSGIFFETELVFVQYHDSKVLKCSQNGSTISTLTLPNKTYDISPMDKPRAVVSTAEKSIFIIDMKKMNSLQTIAIDSEVCGIAYTDDIFIGANDTFITWIKASSGARIRTKPTRGDAWFVWAGSKDNFICGNGTHEIMISKPRNDTIIYSNTKLSAPRGIAKDCDENIYICGHDSKNIHQLSKDGKLIRIFDANAIELEKPWVIRFKNNSSMFFVTCFDTGKVALCEFS; via the coding sequence ATGGCGATTGCACAGgaaaaaacagacaattttgatgatttattgACGTGTACCATATGTTTGGAGACCTTTACAGCACCAAAATATTTACCTTGTCTCCATACGTTCTGCAAGACATGTATTAACACGTATATTCTGTCTACCGTGgacaatgagaaaactaaaacGTCTTTTAAGTGTCCGATTTGCCGACAGAATGTTTTGATGGGTGTGTCAACAGATAATCCGGATGCATGGGCTGAAAAACTACCAAGTAATCATTTCGTTGCTTCAATGATGGATAGACAAGCAATTAGAAGAAGCGAAAAAATGTGTGATTcgtgtaaaataaacaataaatcagAACTTGCATTGTCTTGGTGTCCAGTATGCGAAGAGGCGTTCTGCAAGGCATGCGAAATATGCCATAAATCTTTTAAGATTAGTGCAAAACACCCGTTAGTATTACTGAAGGAACTTTCAACGACGAACGAAACGGCAAACATTTCAACAATACTATGCTGTGAGGAACATGCGGGAGAGATAATTAAGATTTACTGTGTTCAACATAGTAAACCCTTATGTACAGTATGTGTAACGTTAGAGCATAGGAAATGCGAGGAAGTAATTACGATTGAGAACGCAGCTTCAGGTATCAAGGATACTAAGCAAACAGCacaatttttagaaaatctaaaatataagAGAGAAGTATTGAAGGCTTTAATTAAAAATCGCAAAGGACTGTTAGCAAAATCTAAGAATGAAGCAACCGAAATTCAGGACAAAGTTAAACGTATTAGACAagatttattcaaacatatcagTGAAAAAGAAGACGAAATTAAAAGGGAAATATCTAAATCTCAAAAACAGATAGAGTTAGTCGAATCAAACGATACAGCAAAATTAGAAAGCTTCGAAAGTACAATAGTTAACTGGATATCGCTAACGGAAACCTGTTTGAAACACGGTTCTGACCAGCAATGTctgtttgaaataaataaaatttgtgcCAACAAAGCAACCTTCGATGAAgacttttcacaaaacatttctaaaatCAAGGATATGACCATCAATTTCACAGATGACAAAGTTTTCGTGCAATTTCGAGATAAAATCAGTTCTCTTGGTCAAATCAGCATTTCCGAGAGTAAATTAGCCAGTGCTTATTATCCCACAGgcataaatcaaactttcaattTTCGAACCGGAGATGTAAAACGTTTGCAAACTATTCAACTACCACGTCAACATTGTCATACTAGTGGAATATTCTTCGAGACGGAATTAGTGTTTGTCCAGTATCATGACTCTAAGGTGCTAAAATGTAGTCAAAACGGATCCACTATTTCCACACTTACTCTCCCCAATAAAACGTATGATATTTCACCGATGGACAAACCCAGAGCCGTGGTGTCGACAGcagaaaagtcaatttttattatagatatgaaaaaaatgaactcaTTACAAACAATTGCCATTGACTCTGAAGTTTGTGGTATAGCATACACAGACGATATATTCATTGGTGCGAACGATACATTCATTACATGGATTAAAGCCTCATCAGGAGCACGAATACGCACAAAACCAACACGCGGCGATGCCTGGTTTGTTTGGGCAGGCAGCAAAGACAATTTCATCTGCGGAAATGGGACTCAcgaaataatgatttcaaaaccTAGAAATGATACAATAATATATAGCAATACAAAACTTTCAGCGCCTAGAGGTATTGCTAAGGATTGTgatgaaaacatatatatttgcgGACATGATTCAAAAAACATACACCAACTTTCAAAGGATGGCAAACTAATTCGAATATTTGACGCCAATGCAATTGAATTAGAAAAACCATGGGTGATTCGATTCAAAAACAACAGCAGCATGTTTTTCGTCACTTGTTTTGATACGGGGAAAGTAGCACTCTGTGAATTTTCTTAA